TCCCCTCGTCCAGGACGAGTTCGCCGTCCGTAAACGTCAGTTCGCGGACGAGCCGGCCGTGGTCGATCGTTCCGTAGGGGACGCCCGTGTGGTGGGCGTCCCGCACGAGGTAATCCATCCGGTCGACGTCGAGTTCGCCCGAGACCAGCTGGCCGAATCGTCCTTCGCCGGCGATCAGGTCGGCGATCCTGTCGGGCGCCAGATCGTGGTCGCGAAGCACCGAGCCGATCTCGCCGTTGGTCAGCAGATCGTGCACGTCGTCGTGGTACCGGCCCGTTCGCCGGTGGGTCAGCGGCTCCAGGTTGTGGCTGAACGGGCCGTGGCCGATGTCGTGGAGGATCGCGGCGGCGTGGACGCGCTCGGCCTGTCGCCCGTCGACGTTGAGGTGCTCCAGCGCCTCGCAGGCGAGGTGGTAGACGCCGAGGCTGTGTTCGAAGCGCGTGTGATTCGCGGAGGGATAGACGAGGGAGACGGTCCCGAGTTGGCGGATCCGGCGGAGTCGCTGGAGTTCGGGCGTATCGAGGAGATCACGCGCGACTCCGTCGATTCGGATGTGGTCGTGGACGCTGTCCTTGATGGTCGTCACACCCTTCCGTTCGGTCCGATTACACAAAAACCGTCGTTCGAAGCGTTATAAGGAGCCGTCACCTGATGCGGGGGTACTTACCCGCGTGGCCGTAGTTTCCCCGCTACATGACCGAACTCACCGTTCCGCGCGACGCCGATCAGGAGCGCGCCGCGGAGCTCGTCCGAGACCACGTGACGGTCGGCGACGTCGTCCAAGTCTGGGAGCGCGACCGAACCGGCGGCGACGATCCCGAGGTCGTCGGCGAGGTGACGGGTATCGAACCGGGCTACCTCGAGCTCGACGGCCAACCGCCCGGCGAGGGGAGCGTCCGCTACGACCGAATCGGGACGGTAACCCGGGTCGAGCCAGCGTGATATCCGCCTCGCCCTGACGGCGAGGTGTTCAGTGTGGAACCGTAGGCGACTCCGCGTCCGACTCGTTTGTCCAGACGAGACGCGCGGTGGTCCTCAGCGACGCGTTCATTCTTCGCGACTTCCGCGCCCGTTCGCCCGCGCTCTACACTTCACGCTTCGAATCTCGTCTGCTGTGTCGCTCGGCGCTGAGACCGCTCCCACCCGATTGATAAGGACAATATTAAAATAGTAGTTTTTATTAACATAGTCTTTCGAGTTCACAACCAGATGCATCCGAATCGGATCCGTGTTCACGAGACGACGAATCGAGAATTCGACCAAAGTGTTCAATATAATCAGGTGAAGTTTAGTTAACTAAAGTGGATTTGATCACCGTGTCAATCGACGCAGCGCGACTCGAGGAAGCCAACGCGACGCGGCGGTCGCGACGAGAGACGGCTCCGTCGTGTCCCGTGCCGCCGATTCGGGGTTGGGGCCGACCGCCGAACGGCGGCACGTCCGCAACGCTCACGTCCCGGCGATCGACTAGTCGTTCGAAACCCTCGTCCTCGAGCGCCGGAGACTGAGATGATACGAGCCCTCCTCGCCCGACTCGGATCGCTCGCGGCGGTCATGGCGACCGTCTCGTTCGTCACGTTCGGCTTCGTCTCCCTCACGCCCGGCGATCCGGCGTACACGATCCTCCGAGAGCAGCGACAGAGCCCGCCGTCGGAGCGCGAGGTCGCGGCCTTCCGCGCCGAACACGGGTTCGACGAGCCGTTCGTCGTCCGCTATCTCTCGTGGCTCGGCGACGCGGTTCGGGGCGACCTCGGGACGTCGTACTACCAGTCGGAACCCGTCACGTCGCTGTTGGTCGAGCACCTGCCGAACACGCTCGAACTCGCGCTGGCGGCGACGGCCGTCGCGCTTGTAGTGGCCGTCCCGCTGGGCGTCGTCAGCGCCGTCCACCACGAGACGTGGATCGACCGGACCGGTCAGATCGCCGCGCTGGTCGGCGTCTCCATGCCGAACTTCTGGCTCGGCTATCTGCTGATCCTCGTCTGCTCGCTCCGGCTCGGAGTGACGCCCGTCTCCGGCGCCGGCACGCTCTCTCACCTCGTGCTCCCCGCGATCACGCTCGGTACCGGGATGGCCGCGGTCATCACGCGCCTCGTTCGCGCGTCGATGCTCGAGGTCCTCGAGGCCGAGTACGTGACGGCCGCCCGTTCGAAGGGCGTCCGCGAACGGCTCGTCGTCTACAAGCACGCGCTGCGAAACGCGCTCGTTCCCGTCGTGACGATCGTCGGCCTCCAGTTCGGCTTCGTCCTCAACGGCGCCGTGGTCGTCGAAGTCGTCTTTCAACGACCGGGACTGGGAACGCTGCTCGTCGACGCCATCTTCGCGCGCGACTATCCGATCGTGCAGGGAGTCGTCCTCGTGACGGCGTTCGCTTTCGTCGCGACGAACCAACTGGTCGATCTCGCGTACGTCGCGCTCGACCCGCGGATCGAACGCGGCGGGGGAGGGAGCGATCGCCGATGAGTGACCGCGAGACGCAACGCCGTCGACCGACGCGCCGGCTGCGAGCGCTCCGCGAGCGGGGGCGACGCCTCGTTCGGCGCCGGCTCGGCCGACGGTATCGATCGAACGGCAACATCCGGCTCGGCGGCGCCGTCGTGTGTCTCCTCGCGATCATCGCGGTCGTGGGTCCGATACTGTCTCCCTACGATCCGACGGCACAAGCGCTCGAGCGGCGCCTCGCGGGCCCGTCGCTCGCCCATCCGCTTGGAACCGACGCGCTCGGGCGCGACGTCGCGACGCGGCTGGTCTACGGCGCCCGGATCTCGCTCGCGCTGGCGGTCGGCGCGACGCTCGTTCGCCTCGTCGTCGGGACGGCGATCGGCCTGCTCGCGGCGACCGGGAACCGACTCGTCGACGCCGCGTTGATGCGGCTGGTCGACGTCCAGCTCGCCTTCCCGGGGCTCGTGCTGGCGCTCGTGATCGCCGGGACGCTCGGCCCGAGCATGCGCAACGTCGTGATCGCGCTCTCGGCCGTCGGCTGGGCCACGTACGCACGCGTCGTGCGCAGCAGCGTCCTCGCGGTCAAGGATCGGCCGTTCGTCGAATCGGCGCGGCTCTGCGGAACGCCCCGGCGACGGATCGTCACGCGGCATCTGCTCCCGAACGTCGTGAGCCCGGTGCTCGTCCTCGCGACGCTCAACCTCGGGACCGTCGTGCTCGCGGCGGCGGGCCTGTCCTTCCTCGGACTGGGCGCACAGCCCCCGACGGCGGAGTGGGGGACCATGATCGCCGACGGCCGCAACTACCTTCGGTCGGCGCCGTGGCTCATCACCGCGCCCGGTGTCGCGATCGCGGTGACCGTTATCGGCTTCAACGTCCTGGGCGACGGACTGCGGGACGTACTGGATCCTGATCACGTAGACGACGCGGATCGGAGGCGGACCTGATCATGAACGCACCGCTCGAGATCGAAGACTTACACGTTCGGTTCAGTTCCCGGGCGGGATCGGCTCCCGTCCGTGCGGTCAACGGCGCGTCGTTCCGAATCGAACCCGGCGAGATCGTCGGTCTCGTCGGCGAGAGCGGCTGCGGCAAGTCCGTCACCGCGAGATCGATCGTTCGGATCGAGGAGCCGGGCGAGATCGTCGACGGGAGCATTCGGTTCGACGGTCGGGAGCTGACGACCGCCGACGACCGGACGCTGCGGCGGCTCCGCGGCCGGGAGCTCGCGACGGTCTTTCAGGACCCCTCGACGTCGCTCAACCCGGTCTACACCGTCGGCGAACAGATCGCCGAGGCGCTGCGCGTGCGCGACGATCCGGACCGGCAGCCGTTTTTCAGGGAACTGGCGCTCGGCGCGAGTTCGCGGCTCCGCTCGCGGGCGCTGCGATCGGACGTCCTCGAGTTGATGGAGACGGTCGGCATCCCCCGGCCGGCGGAGCGAATCGACGACTATCCCCACCAGTTCAGCGGCGGGATGCGCCAGCGAGTGATGCTCGCGATCGCGCTCGCTCGCCGCCCCTCGGTGCTGATCGCCGACGAGCCCACGACGGCGCTGGACACGACGACGCAGGCGGCGATCCTCGAGCGGCTCGAGACGCTCAACGAGGAGCGGGAGATGAGCGTGTTGCTGATCAGCCACGATCTGGACGTCGTCGCGGAGCTGTGCGACCGGCTCGTCGTCATGTACGACGGGACCGTCGTCGAACGGGGACCGGTCGACGACCTGCGGTCGAACCCGGCCCATCCCTACACGAAGGCGCTGCTGGGCTGTCTCCCCCGTCGGTCGAAGCCGGGGACGCGACTGCCGACGATCGACGGTTCGCCGTCGGACGGCTCTCGCCCGCAGAACGGCTGCGCCTTCGCCGATCGCTGCTCGTTCGCGCGGGAGGACTGCTATTCGACCGCGCAGCCGACCGTTTCGGTGGGTGAGAACCACACTGTCGCCTGTGGCGTTCCGGACGCTCGCGAGGCGACGCTCGAGGGGACGGCTGCGAACGCGGCGACGGAACCGACGACAGGGTCGACGGTGACGGCGACGACCGCCGACACGGCGCTGGCCGTCGACGGCGGCGCGGACGCGCGGACGGGCGAGCGCGTTCGACAGGGTGACGATCCGACGGACGGGGCGCCGATCGTCGAACTCGAGGACGTCGCGAAGTCGTTCCGGGGATCGGACGCGCTGCTCGATCGACTCCTCGGAACCGACGAGCGCGTGCCGGCCGTCGACGGCGTCTCGCTCGCGTTGCAGCCGGGAGAGACCGTCGGCCTCGTCGGCGAGAGCGGCTGCGGCAAGTCGACGCTCGCGCGACTGATCGCGGGCCTCGAAGAACCGACCGACGGCGCGGTCAGGCTCCGTGGGACCGCCGTCGGCGGCGTCGACGCGCGGACCGACGACCAGCGCGCCGAGATCGGCGTCGTCTTCCAGCACCCCGGCACGAGCCTCGATCCGAAGCGGACGGTCGGGGAGTCGATCGCCGAACCGCTGGTCGAAGCCGGATGGGGCACAACTCGGCGAGAGGACCGCGTCGACGAACTCCTCTCGCTCGTCGATCTCCCGCTCGAGTACGCCGACCGGTTCCCGCGTCAGCTGTCTGGCGGCCAGCGCCAGCGGGTCGCGATCGCTCGCGCGCTCGCGCTGGAGCCGTCCGTGCTCGTCCTCGACGAGCCGACGGCGGCGCTCGACGTCTCGACGCAGGCGACGATCCTCAACCTGCTGGCCGATCTCCGGGACGAACTCGGGCTCGCGTGCCTGTTCGTCTCCCACGATCTGGACGTCGTTCGCCACGTCGCGGACCGCGTCGCGGTGATGTATCTCGGTCGTCTCGTCGAGGTCGGCCGGACCGAACGGACGCTCTCGAATCCGACCCATCCGTACACGGCGACGTTACTGGCGTCGCTTCCGGGCGACCGGGGCGACCCGGTGCCGACGGCGGTCGAGGATCGGGACGCGCTCGCGGGCGACCCGCCGAGCCCGACCGATCCGCCCGCCGGCTGTGCGTTCCATCCCCGCTGTCCCGTCGCCACCGAGGAGTGCCGTCGCCGCGAGCCGCCCCTCGAGGCCGTCGGCGACGGAGCGCCCGGGCCGCGCTCCCGGTGTCTGTACGCGCCGGAGTGGATCGAAGCGGGCGCAGACCCGCCGTCCGACGTCGATGCGCCCGATCTCGGGGTCGACGACGAATAGCCCGACCGACCGACTTCCGCCCACGAACCCACCACCCACATGACACGCGACTCGCGATACGCTACGACCCGACGAACCGCGCTGAAGACGACGCTCGGAGCCGCGACCCTGTCCCTGACCGTCGCCGGCTGCCTCTCGAACGACCCCGACGCGGCCGACTTTCGGATCGGGACCCCGTGGAAACCGAACCGGGACCCCCTCGACGGAGGCAGCGTGCTTCGCCGACTGGGGATCACCGAGGCGCTCGTCAGCGTCGACCACGACGCGACGACGGCGCCCGGCCTCGCGACCGACTGGGAACGGGTCGACGAGCGCCGGTGGCGGTTCGACCTCCGCGAGGACGTGACGTTCCACGACGGGACGTCGCTCGACGCGGCGGCAGCCGTCACGTCGCTTCGCCGAACCGCCGACGCGACGGCGTTTACCGACGTTCCGATCGACGCGATCGAGGCCGAAGGCGAGACCGTCGTCGTCGAGACCGAAACGCCGTTCGCCCCGCTGCCGGCCCACCTCTCGCGCGACGAGGCCGTCATCCTCAGCCCGGACGCGATCGGCGACGACGGGTCGATCGAAGACCCGGTCGGTACCGGCCCGTTCGCTCTCGAGTCGTTTCGCTCCGGCGCCGAGATCCGAGCCGTTCGACACGACGAGTACCACGGCCGGGAGCCGTCGCTCGAGTCCGTCCGCTACGAGGTCGTCGAGGACGACCAGACGCGCCGGATGAAACTCGAGAGCGGCGAACTCGAGATGGCTCGTATCCTCCCCCAGGAGACGGTCGACCCGCTCGAGTCCGACGACGATATCGCCGTCCACACCTACGAGGTGCCGCGGATCAGGTTCCTCACGTTCGATACCGCGTCGGCGCCGTTCGACGACCGGCGCGTTCGACGAGCGGTCCACCGCGCGATCGACCGCGAGGCCATCGCCGAGTCGATTCTCGAGGGACTCGACGAGCCCGCGGTCGGCCCGTTTTCGTCGTCGATCACCGACTGGGCGAATCCGGACGTCGACGCCGACGAGCACGCGGTCGATCCGGAACGCGCTCGCTCCCTGCTGTCGGACGCCGGCTGGACGACCGGCTCGAGCGACGTCCGCACCCGCGACGGCGAGGAACTGGCCGTCGAGTTCCTCACCTACGACGCCAGGAGCCTCCCGCTGATCGCGGAGGCGATGCAGGATCACCTCGCCGCGGTCGGGATCGACGTCGACGTGACGACGGTGGAGTACAGTTCGATGGTCGACCGCGTCAGCCAGGGCTCGTTCGACGGCTACCTCACGTCGTGGGGGACGTTCCGGTACCCGGATCCGGATCGACTCACACAGATGTTTCACTCGACGGACGCGACCCTCCACCACGGCTACGAGAACGACCGGGTCGACGATCTGCTCGAGGAGGCCCGGGAACTCACCGACCGGGACGCGCGACGCGAGCGCTATCACGAGGTCCAGTCGATCGTTCTCGAGGACGCGCCGATCGCGGTCCTGACGAACTTCACGAACGTCGTCGCCACCGCGGCCGACGTCGACGGATACGAGCCGCACCCGACGGAATCGCGGTACGGGCTCGAGTCGATTACGGTGGACGAAGAGTAACTCGGGGCCCGACGCACGTCGCGAGTCCCGCCGCGACGGTCATTTGGGAACGTCGATTCCCACGACGTACAGCTCTTGCTCCGGGTTCTCGCCCCAGAGCGTCGCGTCCATCAGGGGTTCGCGTTCGAGCCGCTCGAGTCCGTGATCCGCGAGAAAATCGACCAGCTCACCGGGCGGCCGACCGCGGTACAGCGGCAGGTCGTCGTGGATCTCCCGGTACTCCTCCCACGGCTCCGGGAAGTCCCAGTGACCCTCGAGGAGGACGATCCGGCCGCCGGGTCGGACGACGCGTCGCCACTCCCGAATCGCCTTCGAGGGGTTCGGTAGCGTCCAGATCAGGTGTCGCGCCGTTACCACGTCGTAGGCGTCGTCGGGAACCGGGAGCGCCTCGGCGTCGCCGAGACCGAAGTCGATCGACAGGCCCGCCTCTCGGGCCTTCGCTCGGGCGCGCTCGAGCATCTCGGGCGTGAGATCGACGCCCGAGACGTCGTGGCCCAACTCGGCCAGCAGCAGCGAGATCGTCCCCGTCCCGCAGCCGAGATCGAGCACGCGTCGGGGCGGGTCGCCGGTCCACCGTCGGAGCACCGCCAGCCACGCCTCGCGCTGCTCGTCGGCGCGGACGCCGGAGATTCCGTCGTCGTCGTACGAGTCGGCGCGGCCGTTCCAGTACCGGCGGACGACCTCCTTGACGTCCTCGTCGCCGTTCGACGAGCGCGTCACGACTGGGCGCTCCCTCCCGGTTCTCTCCCCTCGTCCCCGTCGGCGGACCGAACCCGCTCGAGGAACGAGACGAGCGCGTCGACGGCCGTCTCGAACACCCGTTCTCCCTGTTCGGGGGAGGCCTCGGTCGCGTCGCCGACCGCGCCGTTCTCGCTGAACTCGTCGGTGAACTGGCGGACGACCCCGCCGTCGACCGTATCCGCCCACGTCGCCGCGTCGCCGGCGACCGGGTCGCCGACGTCGTCGGGACGGAGATGGAGCAACACGGCCGTCTCGAGTTCGCCCGCGTGACCGACGTGCTCGTCGACGGCGCGCATCCACTCCCACAGGTACGCCTCGCAGTCGATCGTGTCCCCCGCGGTCACCTCGCGGGCCAGATGGGAGAGCGTCTCGCCGTTACCGCCGTGGCCGTTGACGAAGACGACCGTCTCGACGCTCGAGTCGGCGATCGACTCGACGACGTCGCGGACGTAGCGCCGGAACGTCTCCGCGGAGACGGAGCACGTCCCCGGAAAGTTACCGTGGTAGGGGGCGATTCCGACCGGGATCGTCGGGCCGACGATCGACTCGGCGTCGCTCTCTCGGTCGGCCGCGTCGGCGATCGCTCGAGCGACGAACGTATCGGTTCCGACGGGGGCGTGCGGGCCGTGTTGTTCCGTGCTGCCGACGGGGAGCAGCGCGGTCGTCGGTGACGCCTCGTCCACGTCGGTCCAGGAACTCGTCTCGAGTCGCATGCTCGGTCGCTACTCGCGGTCGCGCATAAGAAATATCGATCTTCGGACGGAGTCGGGGAGAGGGCGCGAGCGGTATCGAAAGCGGGGACCGGAGAGACCGGGCGTCGCTCGTTACTCGTTGACCACCAGGAGCTTTCCGAGGAAGTTCCCCTCCTCGGCGCGTCGGTGGGCCTCGGCGACCTCGTCGAACGAATAGCGGTCGTCGATGTGGGGTTCGACGGCGCCGTCGTCGACGAGTTCGGCGATCTCGGCGAGCTCCTCGCCGATCCGGTCTTGCTGCTCGCCGAGCAACACCGGCAGGATGACCAGTACGACGCCGAGTTCCAGCGAGTTCTCGTGCATGGGTGCGAGGTCGACATCCTGGGCCGCGCTCGACTCGGTGGTGACGACGGTGCCGTAGGGTCGGACCGCCTCGAAGGCCGTCTCGAGGTGGTCGTCGCCGATCGGGTCGAAGACGACGTCGAAGCCGGTCCCGTCGGCGCGTTCCGCGACGTACTCCTCGACGTCCGTCTCCGTGTAGTCGACGGTCGCGTCGGCGCCGAGCCGTTCGGCGAGCTCGCGCTTGTCCTCGCTCGAGCCGGTCGCCGTGACCGCGGCGCCGAAGCGGTCGGCGAGCTGGACGCCGACGTGACCGACGCCGCCGCTGGCGCCGTAGACGATCACGTCGTCGCCGTCGTCGACGGTCGTCTTGTCGGCCAACATCTCCCAGGCCGTGAGCGCGACGACCGGGAGCGCGGCGGCGTCGGAAAGCGGCAGCGACTCGGGCGCGCGGGCGAACGTCCCCGCGTGGCCGACGACGTAGTCGGCCAGCGCGCCCTGTCGGCCGGCACCGCCGGGCATGCCGTAGACCTCGTCGCCGGCCTCGAAGGCGTCGACGTCCTCGCCGACCGCGTCGACGACGCCGGCGACGTCGCAGTGAAGCCGCGCCGGGAGCTCGGGCGCGAAGTCCGGGATCGCTCCCTGCCGGATCTTGTAGTCGACTGGGTTGACGCTGCTCGCGACGACCTCGACGCGAATCTCGTCCGGTCCGGGTTCGGGGACGTCGACGGTCGTTCGCTCGAAGGCGTCCGGTTCGCCGAACTCCTCGATCACGTAGGCGGTCATCTCCGAAGACATAGCGCTCGCCGATTGGGTCGTCCACCGGGAATACGCGACGCTTGCGGCAATCGAAAGCGGGTGTCACAGCCGAGCGTCCCCGGCTAACGTTCCCGTTCCCGTTCCCGTTCGCGATCTCGAGCGTGCTCGAGCGGCTCGGTCTCGGTCGCAGCGTCGGCCGTCCCGGTTCCGATTGCGTCGTCCGGAATCTCGTCGACAGCCACGAGCCGCTCGAGTCGGCGCTCGAACTCCGCGTCGTCGATCTCCCCCGCCGCGTAGCGGCGTTTCAGTTCCTCGAGCGGGTCCGCTTCGGCGTCGGGGTCGCCGGTACGGGTCGCGCCCGTCGGCTCGTCGTCTCCGAGCATCAGCGCGACCTCGTCACCCCAGAACAGCAGGATCGGCGTCAGCACGAACCAGCCGACGATCGTGATCACGCCCGCGAGCGCCCCGAGGCCGGCGAGTCCGGCGAGGCTCGTGAGCGCGAGCGTCAGGATCGCTACGAACAGCCATCCCTCGTCGGCGATGGCGTCTCTGATCCTCTCGTCCATCTCTCCCTCGTTGTTCTCAACGGAGCTACAAAAAATTCCGCGGCGCTGGACGTCGGTCGATCGGAGAGCTGAGTGGAATGCGATCCCGCGGTGGCGCGCTATCGATTCGACCGAACGAGAAGTGGACCGAACGCCTCTCGAACGCGGTGAGATCGCCCTACTCGAGGCTGATCCACTCCCCGCGCTCGTCGCTCTCCTCGATCGCGGCGAGGACGCGCTGGGCCTCGAGGCCGGCCTCGAAACTCGGTTCGAACTCGCCCCCGTCGGCCACCGCGCTCAGGAACTCGTAGTTCTCGTGGACGAACGTGTGCTCCCAGCCCAGCACGTGGCCCGGCGGCCACCAGTGATCGACGTAGGGGTCGTCCGCGTCGGTCACGAGGATCGTCTCGTAGCCGCGGTTCTCGTTCCGGCGCAGCAGTTCGAGTTCGTTCAGGCGCTCGAGGGAGAACTTCAGGCTCCCCTCCGAGCCGTGGATCTCGATCGCGTGGTCGTTCTTATGGCCGGTCGCGAAGCGGGAGGCCTCGAGGGTACCCATCGCGCCGTTTTCGAACTCGAGTTGCGCGGAGTAGGCGTCGTCGACGGTGACGGGTCGCGTCTCACCGCCCTCGCCCTCCACGGGACGTTCGTCCACGAACGTCCGCAGGTGGCCGCTGAGCCGGTCGATATCGCCCGCGAGGTCGTCGTCGCCGACCAGGAACCGAAGCAGGTCGACCGTGTGCGCACCGAGGTCCCCGAGCGCGCCCGAGCCGGCCAGCTCCTCGTCGTTGCGCCACGACCACGGCGCTTCGGGGTCGACCAGCCAGTCCTGGAGGTAGCGCCCGCGGACGTGGCGGATCTCGCCGAGTTCGCCGTCCTCGAGCAACCGCTTCGCGTACCGGATCGCGGGGACGAACCGGTAGTTGAACGCGCAGCCGGCGGGCACGTCGTCGCCGGCCTCGCGGGCCGCGTCGGCCATCGCCCGGGCGTCCTCGAGCGTCGGGGCGAGGGGCTTCTCGCAGAAGACCGGCGTGCCGGCCTCGAGCGCCGCGATCGAGGGCTCGGCGTGGACGTGGTTCGGTCCGAGGTTGTAGAAGGCGTCGACCTCGTCGACGACTTCGGCCCAGTCGGTCGATATCGCGTCGAACCCGAGTCGGTCGGCCGCGTCCTCGAGCGCGTCCTCGTCCCGGCCGACGAGCACGCTGCGCTCGACGTCGGGCGCCTCCGGGAAGAACATCGGCAGCCGCGCCATCGCGTTCGCGTGTGCTTTACCCATGAATCGATAGCCGAGAACGCCGATCTCGAGGGACATAGACGCCCGTTCATCGAGCCGACAGTTAGCGGTTGCGGTGAGGGTTCCAAGCCCCCCGTCCGCAACGAGCGACCGAACGGAGCGAGTGGGGCGGGGTAGTTCGCTCGTTGTCGAAACGGGTGCCGGAGTCGCGTCTACCCGCCCGCGACGGCCGCAGCCGCGACGGTCACCGTTGCGGTGTGTCCCGTCGCGTCACCGTCGCCGTCTTCGGTGTTTGAGCCGCCGGTGGAGCGCCATCACGTCCTCGAAGTCCTCGCTGCCGTCGCCGTCGATGTCGTAGCGGCCCGGCGTCGGCTCGGGGTCGGTGATGGAGGCCGTCTTCCCGACGGTCAGCGTCGCCGTCTCGCCGTCGTCCTCGTCGTCCGCGTTCACGCCCCAGTCGGTGCCGACCCAGAGTTCGTACTCGCCGGCTTCGACGACCCGGGGCCCCCAGCCGGGGACGTCGCCGGGGACGACCTCGAGCGTCGAGAGGTCGAGGTCGACGGCGACGGTCTCGCACTCGCCCGGCTCGAGGGCGACCCGTTCGAAGCCCATCAGGCGACGGTGGGGCTGGAGCACGGAGCCGTAGGACTCGGTGTTGTAGACCTCGACGATGTGCTCACCCGCCGTGTCGCCGGCGTTCTCGACGGTCACGTGGGCCCTCACGGTCGACGTCGACGCGGGGTTTTTGACCGAGTCGGTCGACAGCGACAGGTCCGCGTACTCCCAGTCGGTGTAGGAGAGTCCGCGGCCGAATTCGAACTGGACCATCTGATCGCCCGCCCCGTCGGGGTGACGCGGCGGATACTCGTCGTAGATCTGCGGGACGTGCCCGACGTGGGACTCCCAGGTGAACGGGAGCTTCCCCGAGGGGTTGTAGTCGCCGAAGAGCGTGTCGACGACCGCGACGCCGGTATCGCTGCCCGGCTGGCCGGCGAAGAGCACGGCGTCTAGGTGTCGGAACGTCTCCGCCGTGCCGCGCGGGCTTCCGGCGAGGATGACGCCGACGAGCGGAACGTCGTCGCCCGTCTCGGCGTCGACGAGTTCGACGAGCTCCCGCTGGGCCTCGAGGAACCGCATCTTGTCCCGGTCGCCGAAGCCCTCGTTGTGCGTTCCCTCGCCGAGGACGACGACGACGGCGTCGGAGCCAGGTGCGGCCTCGCGGATCGCCGCCGCCTGCTCGTCGGTGACGTCGAAGAAGCCGTTATCGAAGTTCTCGTAGAGGCTCTCGTAGGCGGCCGGCTTGTACTCCGTCGGCACGTGCGCGAGCCCGTCGCCGAGCCGGGCTTCCAGTTCGCCTTCGATCGTGTTCTGGCGCGGTCGCGGGCCGTCCGGGGTCAGCTCGCCGTCCTCGATCCCCTGCCAGCCGAGCGTCCAGCCGCCGTGTTGCATCAGGAACCGGTTTTCCGTCCCCTCGTGGACGCCGGGACCGGTCAGCAGCAGGTCGTCGACGTCCTCGAGCGGGAGCGCGTCGCTCTCGTTTTGTAGCAGGACCAGCGACTCCTTGGCGAGTCGCTCGGAGACGTCGGCGGCGCCGCC
This portion of the Haloterrigena gelatinilytica genome encodes:
- a CDS encoding ABC transporter substrate-binding protein, whose product is MTRDSRYATTRRTALKTTLGAATLSLTVAGCLSNDPDAADFRIGTPWKPNRDPLDGGSVLRRLGITEALVSVDHDATTAPGLATDWERVDERRWRFDLREDVTFHDGTSLDAAAAVTSLRRTADATAFTDVPIDAIEAEGETVVVETETPFAPLPAHLSRDEAVILSPDAIGDDGSIEDPVGTGPFALESFRSGAEIRAVRHDEYHGREPSLESVRYEVVEDDQTRRMKLESGELEMARILPQETVDPLESDDDIAVHTYEVPRIRFLTFDTASAPFDDRRVRRAVHRAIDREAIAESILEGLDEPAVGPFSSSITDWANPDVDADEHAVDPERARSLLSDAGWTTGSSDVRTRDGEELAVEFLTYDARSLPLIAEAMQDHLAAVGIDVDVTTVEYSSMVDRVSQGSFDGYLTSWGTFRYPDPDRLTQMFHSTDATLHHGYENDRVDDLLEEARELTDRDARRERYHEVQSIVLEDAPIAVLTNFTNVVATAADVDGYEPHPTESRYGLESITVDEE
- a CDS encoding creatininase family protein translates to MRLETSSWTDVDEASPTTALLPVGSTEQHGPHAPVGTDTFVARAIADAADRESDAESIVGPTIPVGIAPYHGNFPGTCSVSAETFRRYVRDVVESIADSSVETVVFVNGHGGNGETLSHLAREVTAGDTIDCEAYLWEWMRAVDEHVGHAGELETAVLLHLRPDDVGDPVAGDAATWADTVDGGVVRQFTDEFSENGAVGDATEASPEQGERVFETAVDALVSFLERVRSADGDEGREPGGSAQS
- a CDS encoding class I SAM-dependent methyltransferase, whose product is MTRSSNGDEDVKEVVRRYWNGRADSYDDDGISGVRADEQREAWLAVLRRWTGDPPRRVLDLGCGTGTISLLLAELGHDVSGVDLTPEMLERARAKAREAGLSIDFGLGDAEALPVPDDAYDVVTARHLIWTLPNPSKAIREWRRVVRPGGRIVLLEGHWDFPEPWEEYREIHDDLPLYRGRPPGELVDFLADHGLERLEREPLMDATLWGENPEQELYVVGIDVPK
- the nikC gene encoding nickel transporter permease, whose product is MSDRETQRRRPTRRLRALRERGRRLVRRRLGRRYRSNGNIRLGGAVVCLLAIIAVVGPILSPYDPTAQALERRLAGPSLAHPLGTDALGRDVATRLVYGARISLALAVGATLVRLVVGTAIGLLAATGNRLVDAALMRLVDVQLAFPGLVLALVIAGTLGPSMRNVVIALSAVGWATYARVVRSSVLAVKDRPFVESARLCGTPRRRIVTRHLLPNVVSPVLVLATLNLGTVVLAAAGLSFLGLGAQPPTAEWGTMIADGRNYLRSAPWLITAPGVAIAVTVIGFNVLGDGLRDVLDPDHVDDADRRRT
- the nikB gene encoding nickel ABC transporter permease — translated: MIRALLARLGSLAAVMATVSFVTFGFVSLTPGDPAYTILREQRQSPPSEREVAAFRAEHGFDEPFVVRYLSWLGDAVRGDLGTSYYQSEPVTSLLVEHLPNTLELALAATAVALVVAVPLGVVSAVHHETWIDRTGQIAALVGVSMPNFWLGYLLILVCSLRLGVTPVSGAGTLSHLVLPAITLGTGMAAVITRLVRASMLEVLEAEYVTAARSKGVRERLVVYKHALRNALVPVVTIVGLQFGFVLNGAVVVEVVFQRPGLGTLLVDAIFARDYPIVQGVVLVTAFAFVATNQLVDLAYVALDPRIERGGGGSDRR
- a CDS encoding dipeptide ABC transporter ATP-binding protein translates to MNAPLEIEDLHVRFSSRAGSAPVRAVNGASFRIEPGEIVGLVGESGCGKSVTARSIVRIEEPGEIVDGSIRFDGRELTTADDRTLRRLRGRELATVFQDPSTSLNPVYTVGEQIAEALRVRDDPDRQPFFRELALGASSRLRSRALRSDVLELMETVGIPRPAERIDDYPHQFSGGMRQRVMLAIALARRPSVLIADEPTTALDTTTQAAILERLETLNEEREMSVLLISHDLDVVAELCDRLVVMYDGTVVERGPVDDLRSNPAHPYTKALLGCLPRRSKPGTRLPTIDGSPSDGSRPQNGCAFADRCSFAREDCYSTAQPTVSVGENHTVACGVPDAREATLEGTAANAATEPTTGSTVTATTADTALAVDGGADARTGERVRQGDDPTDGAPIVELEDVAKSFRGSDALLDRLLGTDERVPAVDGVSLALQPGETVGLVGESGCGKSTLARLIAGLEEPTDGAVRLRGTAVGGVDARTDDQRAEIGVVFQHPGTSLDPKRTVGESIAEPLVEAGWGTTRREDRVDELLSLVDLPLEYADRFPRQLSGGQRQRVAIARALALEPSVLVLDEPTAALDVSTQATILNLLADLRDELGLACLFVSHDLDVVRHVADRVAVMYLGRLVEVGRTERTLSNPTHPYTATLLASLPGDRGDPVPTAVEDRDALAGDPPSPTDPPAGCAFHPRCPVATEECRRREPPLEAVGDGAPGPRSRCLYAPEWIEAGADPPSDVDAPDLGVDDE